In a single window of the Geotrypetes seraphini chromosome 11, aGeoSer1.1, whole genome shotgun sequence genome:
- the PTX4 gene encoding pentraxin-4, with protein sequence MHLSLCLLLLTLAAQSSFQQEARAKPFFERLRRLEDQFRRFQDITLQRLQKIAENYNVSYNIDSRFNSLTEQLKDLTLTINMSNTAAENELSSLKTWLKKLQKNNKKLELRISSIGDALVEEKKSTQDKKEQSSIMSNLTQELSSQMSGIETLKNSGKALQREMQEVKTLTQSQAAKLAYLEEQLQNQILLQRTFATTQNTLQEVHEQRIMKKLLAKHSQRRKLQETHIHPRPREPGSLQETHQPSIPENARNLHEVHQLPSSKEPENRNQLHWFSLIGEPGNLKEVHQPYSLREAGNQNKLHQLTIIGEPGNLQETRLLRPENPRRLQEVYPSPIIGEPGNLQSKHSQLSAQQNQPERKETESQGSKLLPNIAEELPATKEPAKICNVDSMLVFPNASTQNFVTFSEGFRAGILEFSVCSWVNTDTGYLGTLLSYATEENDNKLVLHGRKSPMQSSIHFVIGDPTFRELPVQMLLDGHWHHLCVIWSSIQGKYWYYIDRRLASAGSKFQKGYEIPAGGSLVLGQEQDMVAGGFESSEAFVGKLAGFMVWNRALSPGEVSGIATGNSRPKDTILTLSDISTLQGFVQKVNCSCLEHCV encoded by the exons TTCCGTCGCTTTCAAGACATCACACTGCAGCGCCTGCAAAAAATTGCTGAGAACTACAATGTCTCATACAACATTGACTCCAGGTTCAACAGCTTGACCGAGCAGCTCAAGGACCTGACATTAACCATCAATATGTCCAATACAGCAGCTGAGAATGAGCTCAGCAGCCTTAAAACCTGGCTGAAAAAGTTACAGAAGAACAACAAGAAGCTGGAGCTAAGAATCTCCTCTATAGGAGATGCTCTGGTAGAGGAGAAGAAGAGCACACAAGACAAGAAGGAGCAGAGCTCCATCATGTCCAATCTGACACAAGAACTCAGTAGTCAGATGAGTGGCATAGAGACCTTGAAGAACAGTGGAAAGGCCCTGCAAAGAGAGATGCAGGAAGTGAAGACCCTGACTCAGAGCCAAGCAGCCAAACTGGCCTACCTTGAGGAGCAGCTACAGAATCAAATCCTACTACAAAGAACATTTGCCACAACTCAGAATACGCTCCAAGAGGTTCATGAGCAAAGGATCATGAAAAAGTTGCTTGCAAAGCACAGTCAACGGAGGAAACTTCAGGAGACTCACATACACCCCAGACCCAGAGAACCAGGAAGCCTTCAGGAGACCCATCAGCCATCTATCCCTGAAAATGCAAGGAACCTGCATGAGGTTCACCAACTCCCCAGTTCCAAAGAACCTGAGAATCGAAATCAACTCCACTGGTTCTCTCTCATTGGAGAACCCGGGAACCTGAAGGAAGTCCATCAGCCCTACAGCCTCAGAGAAGCTGGAAATCAAAATAAGCTCCATCAGCTCACCATCATTGGAGAACCTGGAAACCTGCAGGAGACCCGACTCCTCAGACCTGAAAATCCTAGGCGTCTGCAGGAGGTATACCCGTCCCCTATCATTGGAGAACCTGGGAACTTGCAGAGCAAACACTCCCAGCTCTCAGCACAGCAAAACCAACCAGAAAGGAAAGAAACAGAGTCACAAGGCAGCAAACTGCTTCCAAACATAGCAGAGGAACTGCCAGCAACCAAAGAGCCAGCAAAAA TTTGCAATGTGGATTCCATGCTGGTCTTCCCGAATGCTTCCACCCAGAACTTTGTCACCTTCAGTGAAGGATTCCGGGCAGGGATCCTAGAATTCTCTGTCTGCAGCTGGGTGAACACTGATACTGGGTATCTGGGTACACTGCTGTCCTATGCCACCGAAGAGAATGACAATAAGCTGGTGCTCCATGGGAGGAAGAGTCCGATGCAAAGCTCCATCCACTTTGTAATTGGAGACCCAACCTTCAGGGAACTCCCTGTACAGATGCTGTTAGATGGCCACTGGCATCACCTCTGTGTCATCTGGTCATCTATACAGGGGAAGTACTGGTACTACATAGACAGGCGTCTGGCTTCGGCTGGCTCCAAATTCCAGAAGGGTTATGAGATCCCAGCAGGAGGCTCCTTGGTGCTAGGACAGGAGCAGGACATGGTGGCCGGTGGGTTTGAAAGCTCTGAAGCCTTTGTGGGGAAACTAGCTGGCTTCATGGTCTGGAACCGTGCATTGTCACCAGGAGAGGTCTCTGGCATCGCTACAGGGAACAGTAGGCCCAAAGACACCATCCTGACTTTGAGTGATATCTCCACACTTCAAGGCTTTGTGCAGAAAGTAAACTGCTCCTGTCTGGAACACTGTGTATAA